In Ischnura elegans chromosome 6, ioIscEleg1.1, whole genome shotgun sequence, one genomic interval encodes:
- the LOC124160284 gene encoding uncharacterized protein LOC124160284 has protein sequence MVDSLIPTVRNPESSSFKYVLISITLIVLGGALLEELKLLKMVYEIEKTFSELDERFARGDMLDDGTSNKLCESVMHSFPKDECLNYGQLGKECYWQYQIWRENMLQCPVNGSHAKVAEEPQDCIDSHSNSNGTLRMGEWVWPVIREMQRKRDDLEREMPKYHPAISAAISCIASAFLSPSNLWRRCLIHPYPCV, from the exons ATGGTAGACAGCTTAATTCCAACGGTAAGAAACCCGGAATCAAGCTCATTCAAATATGTACTCATTTCCATAA CTTTAATTGTGCTTGGAGGAGCCTTGTTGGAGGAACTGAAGCTTCTGAAAATGGTCTACGAAATAGAGAAGACCTTTTCAGAACTGGACGAAAGGTTTGCGAGAGGAGATATGCTCGATGATGGAACTTCTAACAAACTATGCGAAAG TGTCATGCACAGCTTTCCAAAGGACGAGTGCCTGAATTACGGTCAGCTAGGAAAGGAGTGCTACTGGCAGTACCAAATATGGAGGGAGAATATGCTTCAGTGCCCCGTCAACGGGAGTCATGCAAAGGTGGCAGAGGAACCGCAGGATTGCATCGACAGCCACAGCAACAGCAACGGCACGTTGAGGATGGGGGAGTGGGTGTGGCCAGTGATTCGCGAAATGCAGCGAAAGAGGGACGATCTGGAGAGGGAAATGCCCAAGTACCACCCGGCCATCAGTGCTGCCATCTCGTGCATAGCCTCGGCGTTTCTCTCGCCCTCCAACCTTTGGCGGAGATGTCTGATCCACCCTTATCCTTGCGTCTAG